One Solanum lycopersicum chromosome 4, SLM_r2.1 DNA window includes the following coding sequences:
- the LOC101257761 gene encoding uncharacterized protein At5g64816, translating into MVEVWWSLLGAAIPAIVAGQAYRIKRNHAEEQRIKSARGREKSTDDIFVCERVCTSKRMLKKVGAFSKDPIPDTCITVCGVSELDACSDACARTVCVNQHQVPNWNDVCLRRCQSECLKLSSNLPS; encoded by the coding sequence ATGGTTGAGGTATGGTGGTCCTTGTTAGGGGCTGCTATTCCTGCTATTGTAGCTGGTCAAGCTTACAGAATTAAGAGAAATCATGCTGAGGAGCAGAGAATCAAGAGTGCACGGGGCAGGGAGAAGAGCACTGATGATATTTTCGTGTGCGAGAGAGTCTGTACATCAAAGAGAATGTTGAAGAAGGTTGGTGCATTTTCCAAGGATCCAATTCCCGATACTTGTATTACTGTTTGTGGCGTATCCGAACTTGATGCTTGCTCTGATGCCTGCGCTCGTACTGTCTGTGTCAACCAGCATCAAGTGCCAAACTGGAATGATGTCTGCCTCAGGAGATGTCAAAGTGAATGCCTCAAACTTTCTTCTAATCTCCCTTCATAG
- the LOC101257462 gene encoding uncharacterized protein, whose protein sequence is MEFFRKLSILVIFCLITISCEIIHTNGNQQNVEEDKKEQSPTQILEEAYSMLLTSTLRSLDVAKSYINQLQLKYFPPNVDFRSNDDVSANKGAGGRIMEATQKSFEKSKETVEGSAKSAAAAVEQKVHDTADKVKDTISAGRKTDEKTEDTVPSGHDEL, encoded by the exons atggaattttttagaaaattaagtaTACTTGTTATTTTTTGTCTCATTACAATTTCCTGTGAAATAATTCACACAAATGGTAATCAACAAAATGTTGAAGAGGATAAAAAAGAACAATCTCCTACACAAATTCTAGAAGAGGCTTATTCTATGCTTCTTACATCTACGTTACGTTCTTTGGATGTGGCTAAGTCATATATTAATCAACTTCAACTTAAGTATTTTCCTCCAAATGTAGA TTTCAGAAGCAATGATGATGTCAGTGCTAATAAAGGTGCTGGAGGGAGGATAATGGAGGCTACTCAGAAGAGCTTTGAGAAGAGCAAAGAGACTGTAGAAGGATCCGCTAAATCGGCTGCCGCGGCGGTGGAGCAGAAAGTGCATGACACAGCTGACAAAGTGAAGGATACAATATCTGCAGGGCGCAAAACAGATGAGAAAACTGAAGACACTGTGCCTTCTGGACATGATGAACTCTGA
- the LOC101245248 gene encoding alkane hydroxylase MAH1-like, producing MSIVGLGYIEIFVAILCFFLFHSLNHPKGYPKSWPIVGMLPSMLFHLKHIHDRLTVIMSVTGGTFVPKGPLFAEMDILATVDPSNVHYIMSQNFMNFPKGKKFKELFDVLGDGIFNADMDLWKIQRKTTRSLVTHQQFYKFLIKTSRDKVEKGLVNVLDHVCNKGVIVDLQDLFQRFTFDTTCILVTGYDPGCVSIDFPHVPFSKALDDAEEAILFRHVIPEPIWKLQRWLGIGEEKKLSKAWETMDDVIGNYISKKRDELTKIETHDDEVEENDEGFDLLTFYLKEGQGLGVNCDDKFLRDTILNLMIAGRDTTSSALTWFIWLVTKNPQVEKKLREEINSIIPKEEVGKFRVFNVHELNKLVYLHGALCDSLRLYPPVPFQHKEPLKEDTLPSGHKVHPKTMILFSLYAMARTESIWGKDCLEFKPERWISETGTIKHEPSYKFMAFNAGPRTCLGKEVAFTQMKAVAATIIHNYKVEVVEGQTIEPNTSIILYMRYGFKVRISRRWT from the coding sequence atgtCAATTGTTGGATTAGGTTACATTGAAATATTCGTAGCAATActatgttttttcttatttcattccCTAAATCATCCAAAGGGATACCCAAAAAGCTGGCCAATTGTTGGTATGTTACCAAGTATGCTTTTTCACTTAAAACATATTCATGATAGGCTTACTGTCATCATGAGTGTAACAGGTGGAACTTTTGTACCAAAAGGTCCATTATTTGCAGAAATGGACATATTAGCTACAGTTGATCCATCAAATGTACACTACATTATGAGtcaaaatttcatgaatttcccTAAAGGGAAAAAATTCAAGGAACTTTTTGATGTTTTAGGAGATGGAATTTTCAACGCGGACATGGATTTATGGAAGATCCAACGGAAAACAACTCGTTCTTTGGTCACTCATCAACAATTTTACAAGTTTTTAATCAAGACTAGTCGCGATAAAGTGGAGAAAGGACTTGTTAATGTTCTTGATCATGTTTGTAACAAGGGTGTCATTGTAGACTTACAAGATTTATTTCAAAGGTTCACTTTTGATACTacttgtatattagttactggATATGATCCTGGTTGTGTATCAATTGATTTCCCTCATGTTCCTTTTTCAAAAGCTTTGGATGATGCTGAAGAAGCTATTCTTTTTAGACATGTTATACCTGAGCCAATTTGGAAGCTACAAAGATGGCTTGGAATTGGAGAGGAGAAAAAGTTGAGTAAAGCTTGGGAAACTATGGATGATGTTATAGGtaattatatatctaaaaaacGCGATGAGttaacaaaaattgaaactCATGATGATGAAGTGGAAGAGAACGATGAGGGTTTTGATCTTTTGACCTTTTATCTCAAAGAAGGTCAAGGTTTGGGAGTGAATTGTGATGATAAGTTCTTGAGGGATACTATCTTGAACCTAATGATCGCGGGGCGTGACACTACTAGCTCAGCTCTCACATGGTTCATTTGGCTTGTCACAAAGAATCCACAAGTGGAGAAGAAATTAAGGGAAGAAATCAACTCAATTATTCCAAAAGAAGAAGTTGGAAAATTTAGGGTTTTCAATGTTCATGAATTGAACAAGTTGGTTTATTTACATGGTGCATTATGTGATTCACTAAGGTTATATCCACCTGTTCCATTTCAACACAAGGAGCCACTTAAAGAAGATACTCTCCCAAGTGGTCATAAAGTTCATCCAAAGACGATGATTTTGTTCTCATTGTATGCAATGGCGAGGACGGAGTCAATTTGGGGGAAAGATTGTTTAGAATTCAAGCCAGAAAGATGGATTTCAGAGACAGGAACGATAAAGCACGAGCCTTCGTATAAGTTCATGGCTTTTAATGCTGGACCAAGAACTTGTTTAGGGAAAGAAGTAGCTTTCACTCAAATGAAAGCTGTGGCTGCTACTATCATACATAATTACAAAGTTGAAGTTGTGGAAGGACAAACTATTGAACCTAATACTTCTATTATTCTCTATATGAGATATGGTTTTAAAGTAAGGATTAGTAGGAGATGGACTTAG
- the LOC101244949 gene encoding uncharacterized protein encodes MDLDGVVNDNSEVDNDIICDHSNLFVAENQIYNNKETLKEVMRHVGLVEKFSFRVARCNASKASSLNKSSLFKVRKYIAQHTCCVRERIYVRRQGITDVVAVLIMDNYIDPSKVYTPKDVADDMLKLHGYFYILEQTYPGSVLKIKRNEDDTFLYSFVALEACIRGWEYYRSIVVVDGVALKCSYGGTMLTASTLDPGGHILPLAYAIVDSENDASWTWFFEQFREAYELDKICVLCQTEMKAYGKDNKFNVLKNFNRNTEDLKMLFFSLAKAYTKQQFNTILGRIDQIDTRIRPYLFDIGYSKWSRTYSNCKRTWTMTSNIAESLNNVNRLARRKVISSTVDLHVVAEGAKKYIVNLNTRMCSCGRFQHYEIPCDHAVAILRYRKLHESDFCSAFYSLKNFKDAYDIPVEPIPCESTWNIPSYISDPKLMPPGPKRAAGRPKLERWKGFTDVKFKKRKSSCSRCHQVGHNRKTCSNYPVQKQ; translated from the exons ATGGATTTAGATGGAGTTGTCAATGATAATAGTGAAGtagataatgatataatatgtgATCATTCTAATTTATTTGTAGCTGAAAATcagatttataataataaagaaaccCTTAAGGAGGTTATGAGGCATGTTGGACTTGTTGAGAAGTTCAGCTTTCGGGTTGCACGTTGTAATGCATCTAa GGCATCTAGTTTGAATAAATCTAGTTTATTCAAAGTTCGGAAGTATATTGCTCAGCATACATGTTGTGTTAGAGAAAGAATTTATGTCAGACGTCAAGGGATAACTGACGTTGTAGCTGTCTTGATAATGGATAATTATATTGATCCATCTAAGGTATATACTCCAAAAGATGTAGCTGATGATATGTTGAAATTGCATG gttatttttatattttggagCAAACATATCCTGGAtctgttttgaaaataaaaaggaatgaagatgatacatttttatattcatttgttGCTTTAGAAGCATGTATTAGGGGCTGGGAATATTATAGGTCAATTGTAGTTGTTGATGGTGTTGCATTAAAATGTTCATATGGTGGTACAATGTTAACTGCAAGCACATTGGATCCGGGAG GTCATATACTTCCGTTGGCGTATGCGATAGTAGATTCTGAAAATGATGCTTCATGGACATGGTTCTTTGAGCAATTTAGAGAAGCATATGAGTTAGACAAAATATGTGTTTTATGTCAGACAGAAATGAAAGCATATGGAAAGGACAACAAAT TCAATGTTTTGAAGAATTTCAATAGAAATACTGAAGATTTGAAGATGTTGTTCTTTTCATTGGCAAAAGCTTATACAAAACAACAGTTTAACACAATTCTGGGAAGAATAGATCAGATAGATACGCGAATACGACCATACTTGTTTGATATTGGTTATAGCAAATGGTCAAGAACTTACTCGAATTGTAAGCGCACATGGACCATGACTTCAAACATCGCGGAGTCATTGAATAATGTTAACAGATTAGCACGGAG AAAA GTGATATCTTCAACTGTTGATCTGCATGTTGTAGCTGAAGGAGCAAAGAAATACATAGTAAATTTGAACACAAGGATGTGTAGTTGTGGAAGATTTCAACATTATGAGATACCATGTGATCATGCAGTTGCTATTCTCCGGTACAGGAAGTTACATGAATCAGATTTTTGTTCTGCTTTTTATAGCCTCAAGAATTTCAAAGATGCTTATGACATTCCTGTCGAGCCTATCCCGTGCGAGAGTACATGGAATATACCAAGTTATATTTCAGATCCTAAATTGATGCCGCCTGGTCCAAAAAGAGCAGCAGGAAGACCCAAACTTGAACGGTGGAAGGGATTCACAGATGTGaaattcaagaagagaaaaagctCATGCAGTAGATGCCATCAGGTTGGACACAATAGGAAGACTTGTTCAAATTATCCTGTACAAAAACAATGA